A genomic segment from Asterias amurensis chromosome 6, ASM3211899v1 encodes:
- the LOC139938833 gene encoding uncharacterized protein, with amino-acid sequence MSLYVAVVTLLAVVYANLASSDEGMGLCYRCPLHHLDGDEGSPYAWVKSFLQEIKRRCPGLKTTPKGTTQRSTPGRTTGSETTATNPKTSTTYPPASTTDLSTVSEPSTTTNNPSAKTTEPPTSTVSKTPTTTTDPPITTTDPPTTTTDPPTTTSDPPTTTGSPTTTTDPPTTTTAQPTTTTDPSTTTTVQPTTATEPSSTTTKPVYVDCQALLDAGHNKSGVYNITPSQYPDGLEVYCHMNTSRGKGWIVFQRRVDGTVGFIRSWAEYRDGFGDKEGSFWLGNEILRRLTEPVAGEQEWQMMVRLTIDNGSQHYGVYGDFRVDGENYTLHVGAFTADPHEPMESPFGRTDCLSFPGEEPPSNGQPFTTHDQDNDAEPDLNCADELKGGWWFNRCTETGVGVGRRSNLNGEYSQIPPDDQYGRGIVWSFIYQQITRTEMKMRRKVLTSSSNKECALKTDEDCAHGGSLSDTTSACKCTCTGNWSGNTCTECALKTDSCVNDGSLNGTTCTCNCTGNWNGNTCSKCALVTGDCVNGGLLSDTSACKCTCPGNWTGNTCAECALTECKNGGTFDATTCMCTCPKQWMGIICAETRHYDCQDYLKANSNSMNDVYTIYTSKYPQGLPVYCDMKYWPGSIVIQRRSRGDLDFTRGWDEYKKGFGDLSKRSFWLGNEKVRRLTEDQDTKWEIQVTVWNSSKTTWSDIIGNFRLSGENYTLHVDGSVDCGNGGVILSANGMPFSTHDRDNDGESGRNCAKESEGGWWFNGCDDGEVNLNAKFTTDGVSNIPCFPNHIEKTRLKIKRMSEETQTFTP; translated from the exons CAAATTTGGCTTCATCAGATGAAGGCATGGGTCTGTGTTATCGCTGTCCGCTACATCACCTTGATGGCGACGAAGGCTCTCCATACGCCTGGGTGAAGTCATTCCTTCAAGAGATCAAGAGAAGATGTCCTGGTCTTAAGACTACACCGAAAG gCACGACGCAGAGATCTACCCCTGGCCGGACCACCGGCTCCGAAACTACAGCCACTAACCCAAAGACATCGACAACTTACCCACCAGCTTCGACCACTGACCTTAGTACGGTGAGTGAACCGTCAACCACGACAAACAACCCTTCAGCTAAGACTACCGAACCACCAACCTCGACGGTCAGCAAAACGCCAACTACGACCACGGACCCGCCAATTACAACCACGGACCCACCAACTACGACCACGGACCCACCAACTACGACCTCCGACCCGCCAACTACCACCGGCTCGCCAACTACGACCACGGACCCGCCAACTACAACCACTGCCCAGCCAACCACCACCACTGACCCGTCAACTACGACCACTGTCCAGCCAACAACAGCCACTGAGCCTTCTTCTACTACAACCAAGCCCGTATACGTTGACTGCCAGGCCTTGCTCGACGCTGGTCACAACAAGAGTGGTGTGTACAATATCACCCCATCTCAGTATCCTGACGGCCTGGAGGTCTACTGTCACATGAATACAAGCAGGGGAAAGGGATGGATA gtTTTCCAGAGACGCGTGGATGGGACGGTGGGTTTCATCCGCAGCTGGGCCGAGTATAGGGATGGTTTCGGTGACAAGGAAGGGTCGTTCTGGCTGGGGAACGAGATCCTCCGTCGTCTCACTGAACCCGTAGCTGGGGAGCAGGAATGGCAGATGATGGTGCGGCTAACAATCGATAATGGAAGCCAACATTATGGGGTGTATGGTGATTTTCGTGTCGATGGAGAGAACTACACTCTTCATGTTGGTGCATTTACAGCTGACCCTCATGAACCTATGG agagCCCTTTtggaagaa CTGATTGTCTGTCATTTCCCGGCGAGGAACCACCATCCAACGGACAGCCCTTCACGACGCACGATCAGGACAACGATGCCGAACCCGATCTGAACTGCGCCGATGAGTTGAAGGGAGGTTGGTGGTTCAATCGATGCACAGAGACAGGCGTGGGTGTCGGGCGGCGCAGTAACCTGAACGGCGAGTATTCTCAGATACCCCCAGACGATCAGTACGGCCGCGGTATCGTGTGGAGCTTCATCTACCAGCAAATAACGCGCACTGAAATGAAAATGCGTCGTAAAGTCCTCACGTCTAGCAGTAATAAAG AGTGTGCATTGAAGACGGATGAAGATTGTGCGCATGGCGGCTCGCTCAGTGACACCACATCGGCCTGCAAGTGCACTTGCACAGGGAATTGGTCAGGAAACACCTGTACTG AATGTGCATTGAAGACTGACAGCTGTGTGAATGATGGCTCGCTCAATGGCACAACTTGCACGTGTAATTGTACAGGGAATTGGAATGGAAACACATGTTCTA aGTGTGCATTGGTTACCGGAGATTGTGTGAATGGCGGCTTGCTCAGTGACACATCTGCCTGCAAGTGTACTTGCCCAGGGAATTGGACGGGAAACACATGTGCTG AGTGTGCATTGACTGAGTGTAAGAACGGCGGGACGTTCGATGCAACAACCTGCATGTGCACATGCCCGAAACAGTGGATGGGAATTATCTGTGCAG AGACCAGACACTACGATTGCCAAGACTATTTAAAGGCTAACTCTAACAGTATGAATGATGTTTACACTATTTACACATCGAAGTATCCACAAGGCCTTCCTGTATACTGCGACATGAAATACTGGCCAGGATCAATA GTTATCCAGAGGCGTTCAAGAGGTGACTTGGATTTCACCCGCGGATGGGATGAGTACAAGAAGGGCTTTGGTGACCTGAGTAAAAGGAGTTTCTGGCTTGGAAATGAGAAGGTCCGTCGGTTGACTGAGGATCAAGACACCAAGTGGGAGATTCAAGTCACGGTTTGGAATTCGTCAAAGACTACGTGGAGTGATATAATTGGTAATTTTCGCCTCTCGGGTGAAAACTACACCCTTCATGTTGACGGTTCAGTGGACTGCGGAAACG GTGGTGTGATTTTATCTGCGAATGGCATGCCATTCTCAACACACGACAGAGACAACGATGGCGAGAGTGGGAGGAACTGTGCCAAGGAGTCGGAGGGAGGCTGGTGGTTTAATGGTTGTGATGATGGAGAGGTTAATCTTAATGCTAAGTTTACAACTGATGGCGTTTCAAACATACCCTGTTTCCCAAATCATATTGAAAAAACCAGGCTTAAAATCAAACGCATGTCGGAAGAAACTCAAACATTCACACCCTAA